Proteins co-encoded in one Halorussus vallis genomic window:
- a CDS encoding universal stress protein — protein MASPTILIPIEFPDPDPLPSTFVEGLTSCKVVLLGVYDLSDDVDDDERHRREIEAYQSLYTLASSFVRRGETAEVELVMGEDASAAPTRVAEERDVDAVLVPNPITTLGHVLVAIRDEKFAEPAAELLSSLDEEVLLHVSLLHVAETEADVEAGEDLLSQVKRRLVDEGFSQVSIDTEVVVSDDPAFAIAQAGRDDDLVIMGETQQPNVERVFGKTYDTVADRLERPILVVRED, from the coding sequence ATGGCTTCACCCACGATTCTGATTCCGATAGAGTTCCCCGACCCGGACCCGCTCCCGTCGACGTTCGTCGAGGGGCTGACCTCCTGCAAAGTCGTCCTGCTCGGCGTCTACGACCTCTCCGACGACGTCGACGACGACGAGCGCCACCGGCGCGAGATAGAGGCCTACCAGTCGCTGTACACGCTCGCGTCGAGTTTCGTCCGCCGGGGTGAAACCGCCGAGGTCGAACTCGTGATGGGCGAGGACGCGAGCGCCGCGCCGACGCGAGTCGCCGAGGAGCGCGACGTCGACGCGGTGCTGGTGCCGAACCCGATAACGACGCTGGGACACGTCCTGGTCGCGATCCGCGACGAGAAGTTCGCCGAACCCGCCGCCGAACTCCTGAGTTCGCTCGACGAGGAGGTGCTGTTGCACGTCTCGTTGCTCCACGTCGCCGAAACCGAAGCGGACGTGGAGGCGGGCGAGGACCTGCTCTCGCAGGTGAAACGGAGACTCGTCGACGAAGGGTTCAGTCAGGTGAGCATCGACACGGAGGTGGTCGTCTCCGACGACCCCGCGTTCGCCATCGCGCAGGCCGGGCGGGACGACGACCTGGTCATCATGGGCGAGACGCAACAGCCGAACGTCGAGCGGGTGTTCGGCAAGACCTACGACACCGTCGCCGACCGACTCGAACGACCCATCCTCGTGGTGCGAGAGGACTGA
- a CDS encoding DUF7839 domain-containing protein — translation MADVLENKRASTRFRILAEIADRQPAVSQGEIADAVGVTSQAVSEYIRALVEDGLVEKEGRSRYSVTKEGVDWLLREAADVRRYADHVTEDILGSVQEEAAIATGDISEGETVTLSLRDGLLHAEPGEGGPATGVATTDAAASDDVGVTDFEGIIDFDPGGVTVYQVPPIRSGGSRGADVDALADAAAAADIVAATGVEAVVALRRAGHAPATAFGAGEVAAAAADRGLDVVVVATADAVGRVTDALRDGSVSYEVTDLG, via the coding sequence ATGGCCGACGTACTGGAGAACAAACGCGCCTCGACGCGCTTTCGCATCCTCGCGGAGATCGCCGACCGCCAACCCGCGGTCAGTCAGGGCGAGATTGCCGACGCGGTGGGCGTGACCAGCCAGGCCGTCAGCGAGTACATCCGGGCGCTCGTCGAGGACGGACTGGTCGAGAAGGAGGGTCGGTCGCGCTACAGCGTCACGAAGGAGGGCGTCGATTGGCTCCTCCGGGAGGCCGCCGACGTGCGCCGGTACGCCGACCACGTCACCGAGGACATCCTCGGGAGCGTCCAGGAGGAGGCCGCCATCGCCACCGGGGACATCTCTGAGGGCGAGACGGTCACGCTGTCGCTGCGCGACGGCCTGCTCCACGCCGAACCCGGCGAGGGCGGTCCCGCGACCGGGGTGGCGACCACGGACGCGGCGGCCAGCGACGACGTCGGCGTCACCGACTTCGAGGGCATCATCGACTTCGATCCGGGGGGCGTCACCGTCTACCAGGTCCCGCCGATTCGGTCGGGTGGCAGTCGGGGCGCGGACGTCGACGCGCTGGCAGACGCCGCCGCGGCGGCCGACATCGTCGCCGCCACGGGCGTGGAGGCCGTGGTGGCGCTCCGCCGGGCGGGCCACGCTCCCGCGACGGCGTTCGGCGCGGGCGAGGTCGCCGCGGCCGCCGCCGACCGGGGACTCGACGTGGTGGTTGTCGCGACCGCAGACGCCGTCGGTCGGGTGACCGACGCGCTCCGTGACGGAAGCGTCTCGTACGAAGTGACGGACCTCGGCTGA
- a CDS encoding J domain-containing protein translates to MPEWLAGGLPEWLVVGLWLSAAVGVVIAGVFFVGARLYPTESPGPGTSGEGRRRVEIRQYLTAIGEEFAEDHFVEGQHVAFYLPERDVAITFDARAYFRIERSPTFAVLVEHEMPGMHLGDRLPFETPELDVEDGGVDPTEAAFAVLGVGPNATLAEIKQAYREKVKEVHPDHGGDREAFQQVREAYTAAKNRAS, encoded by the coding sequence TTGCCGGAATGGTTGGCCGGCGGTCTGCCGGAGTGGCTCGTCGTCGGCCTCTGGTTGTCGGCCGCGGTCGGCGTCGTCATCGCGGGGGTGTTCTTCGTCGGCGCGCGCCTCTATCCCACCGAGTCGCCGGGTCCCGGCACGTCGGGGGAGGGGCGGCGGCGCGTCGAGATACGTCAGTATCTCACGGCCATCGGCGAGGAGTTCGCCGAGGACCACTTCGTCGAGGGCCAGCACGTGGCGTTCTACCTCCCCGAGCGCGACGTCGCCATCACCTTCGACGCACGGGCGTACTTCCGCATCGAGCGGTCGCCGACGTTCGCGGTGCTGGTCGAACACGAGATGCCCGGAATGCACCTGGGCGACCGACTGCCGTTCGAGACGCCCGAACTCGACGTCGAGGACGGCGGCGTCGACCCGACCGAGGCGGCGTTCGCCGTCCTCGGCGTGGGGCCGAACGCGACGCTCGCCGAGATAAAGCAGGCCTACCGCGAGAAGGTCAAGGAGGTCCACCCCGACCACGGCGGCGACCGCGAGGCGTTCCAGCAGGTCCGAGAGGCCTACACCGCCGCGAAGAACCGCGCGAGCTAA
- a CDS encoding DUF7344 domain-containing protein gives MTTRDTNPDGTGELEPSQIHNVLRNDRRRHVLKHLRDVDGVLSVDALAEHIATIETDESPPPRDVRKSVYVSLHQTHLPKLDDLGIVDYDQRQQELELRDRAEEVEVYMEVVPEHDISWATYYLGISTLGLVTLTSVKFDLLFVSSFGVEFWSWYFLVLFTLSALYHAYNERKWRILGS, from the coding sequence ATGACGACACGTGATACGAACCCAGACGGAACGGGAGAACTCGAACCGAGCCAGATACACAACGTCCTCCGGAACGACCGCCGGAGACACGTCCTGAAACACCTCCGAGACGTCGACGGGGTGCTCTCGGTGGACGCGCTCGCGGAGCACATCGCCACCATCGAAACCGACGAGTCGCCCCCACCTCGGGACGTCCGCAAGAGCGTGTACGTGTCGCTTCACCAGACACATCTTCCCAAGCTGGACGACCTCGGAATCGTCGACTACGACCAGCGCCAGCAGGAACTCGAACTCCGCGACCGCGCCGAGGAGGTGGAGGTGTACATGGAGGTCGTCCCCGAACACGACATCTCGTGGGCGACGTACTACCTCGGAATCAGCACCCTCGGCCTCGTGACGCTGACGTCGGTGAAGTTCGACCTGCTCTTCGTCTCGTCGTTCGGGGTGGAGTTCTGGTCGTGGTACTTCCTCGTGCTCTTCACGCTGTCGGCGCTGTATCACGCGTACAACGAACGGAAGTGGCGGATTCTGGGTTCGTAG
- a CDS encoding proteasome assembly chaperone family protein produces MDELDIETVADPELRDPVLIEGLPGVGHVGKLAAEHLVEEKDGELVRRVYSEHFPPQVTVGDDGTTDLVCAEFHAVELDDRDLLVLTGDQQASDSRGHYRLTDSFLDVAEEFGVESVYALGGVPTGELIDEYGVLGAATDEEFVEELEEVGVEFREDEPAGGIVGTSGLLLGLGERRGVRATCLMGETSGYLVDPKSAQAVLEVLQDALGFEVDFESLEERADEMEDVVGKIQEMENQQAMAADEDLRYIG; encoded by the coding sequence ATGGACGAACTCGACATCGAGACAGTCGCCGACCCGGAGCTACGCGACCCCGTCCTCATCGAGGGGCTGCCGGGCGTCGGCCACGTCGGAAAACTGGCCGCCGAGCACCTGGTGGAGGAGAAGGACGGCGAACTCGTCCGTCGCGTCTACTCGGAACACTTCCCCCCGCAGGTGACCGTCGGCGACGACGGCACGACCGACCTGGTCTGTGCGGAGTTCCACGCGGTCGAACTCGACGACCGCGACCTGCTGGTGCTGACCGGCGACCAGCAGGCCAGCGACAGTCGGGGCCACTACCGCCTCACCGACTCCTTCCTCGACGTGGCCGAGGAGTTCGGCGTCGAGTCGGTCTACGCGCTCGGCGGCGTGCCCACCGGCGAACTCATCGACGAGTACGGCGTCCTCGGCGCGGCCACCGACGAGGAGTTCGTCGAGGAACTCGAGGAGGTCGGCGTCGAGTTCCGCGAGGACGAACCCGCGGGCGGCATCGTCGGCACCAGCGGCCTCCTCCTGGGACTCGGCGAGCGCCGCGGGGTCCGGGCGACCTGCCTGATGGGCGAAACCAGCGGCTACCTCGTCGACCCCAAGAGCGCCCAGGCCGTCCTGGAGGTGCTCCAGGACGCGCTGGGCTTCGAGGTCGACTTCGAGTCGCTCGAGGAACGCGCCGACGAGATGGAGGACGTGGTCGGCAAGATCCAGGAGATGGAGAACCAGCAGGCGATGGCGGCCGACGAGGACCTGCGGTACATCGGCTGA
- a CDS encoding RNA-protein complex protein Nop10, with protein MKSDIRVCSAWRGRHDRPVYTLSATCPECGADAVNSAPAPFNPEDPYGEYRRALKERARE; from the coding sequence ATGAAGTCCGACATCCGGGTCTGTTCGGCGTGGCGCGGCCGCCACGACCGCCCGGTGTACACCCTTTCTGCGACCTGTCCGGAGTGCGGCGCCGACGCCGTCAACAGCGCGCCAGCGCCATTCAACCCCGAGGACCCGTACGGAGAGTACCGACGGGCACTTAAGGAGCGCGCCCGCGAGTAG
- a CDS encoding translation initiation factor IF-2 subunit alpha — translation MKFSGWPETGELVVGKVDEIEDFGVFVDLEEYEDKRGLIHVSEVASGWIKNVRDHVSEGQTVVCKVLDVDEGAQQIDLSYKDVNDHQRSEKIQEWKNEQKADNWMELAFGEEMGDEKYAHVANELLAEFGGLYGGFEQAAIHGPEALEGTDLTDEEVDAIVETARENVSVPYVTVTGYVNLESAASGGVDDIKEALQAAEGNGEIPDEIELEVTYVGAPEYRIRVKAPNYKTAEAQLEESAARAESAIESIGGTGSFHRERQTEDE, via the coding sequence ATGAAATTTAGCGGCTGGCCGGAAACTGGCGAACTCGTCGTCGGCAAGGTCGACGAGATCGAGGACTTCGGCGTCTTCGTCGACCTCGAGGAGTACGAGGACAAGCGGGGCCTCATTCACGTCAGCGAAGTCGCCAGCGGCTGGATCAAGAACGTTCGCGACCACGTCAGCGAAGGGCAGACGGTGGTCTGCAAGGTACTGGACGTCGACGAGGGCGCCCAGCAGATAGACCTCTCGTACAAGGACGTCAACGACCACCAGCGCTCCGAGAAGATCCAGGAGTGGAAGAACGAGCAGAAGGCCGACAACTGGATGGAGCTGGCGTTCGGCGAGGAGATGGGCGACGAGAAGTACGCCCACGTCGCCAACGAACTGCTGGCAGAGTTCGGCGGCCTCTACGGCGGCTTCGAGCAGGCCGCCATCCACGGCCCCGAAGCGCTCGAAGGGACCGACCTCACCGACGAGGAGGTCGACGCCATCGTCGAAACCGCCCGCGAGAACGTCTCGGTGCCGTACGTGACCGTCACCGGGTACGTAAACCTGGAGAGCGCCGCGAGCGGCGGCGTCGACGACATCAAGGAGGCGCTGCAGGCCGCCGAGGGCAACGGCGAGATTCCCGACGAGATCGAACTCGAAGTGACCTACGTCGGCGCGCCCGAGTACCGCATCCGGGTCAAGGCCCCCAACTACAAGACGGCCGAGGCCCAGCTCGAGGAGAGCGCGGCCCGCGCCGAGTCGGCCATCGAGTCCATCGGCGGCACCGGGTCGTTCCACCGCGAGCGCCAGACCGAAGACGAGTAG
- a CDS encoding 30S ribosomal protein S27e: protein MAGSFYTVQCPDCDNEQIVFDKAATEVACAVCGATLARPTGGKADIEGEVTETVEAR, encoded by the coding sequence ATGGCAGGAAGCTTCTACACCGTCCAGTGTCCGGATTGTGACAACGAACAGATCGTCTTCGACAAGGCCGCGACCGAGGTCGCCTGCGCGGTCTGCGGTGCGACGCTCGCCCGGCCGACCGGCGGCAAGGCCGACATCGAAGGCGAAGTAACAGAGACCGTAGAGGCCCGATGA
- a CDS encoding 50S ribosomal protein L44e, whose product MQMPRRFNTYCPFCKAHEQHEVEKVRTGRSSGMKWDQRKQREGSKGIGNRGRFSKVPGGDKPTKKTDLKYRCSECGKAHLRKGWRAGRLEFQE is encoded by the coding sequence GTACTGTCCGTTTTGCAAGGCCCACGAACAGCACGAAGTCGAGAAGGTCCGAACCGGCCGGTCGTCCGGCATGAAGTGGGACCAGCGCAAGCAGCGCGAAGGCAGCAAGGGTATCGGGAACCGCGGCCGGTTCTCGAAGGTGCCCGGCGGCGACAAGCCGACGAAGAAGACCGACCTCAAGTACCGGTGCAGCGAATGCGGTAAGGCCCACCTCCGCAAGGGATGGCGCGCCGGTCGGCTGGAGTTCCAGGAGTAA